In a genomic window of Carassius carassius chromosome 43, fCarCar2.1, whole genome shotgun sequence:
- the ca12 gene encoding carbonic anhydrase 12 isoform X1: protein MTLTLIFVILIACPVDFTGAKWTYNGPDGEHNWSSNYPFCGGAFQSPIDFQTQLLRYDPNLPPIQVQNYNLSTNEQLTLSNNGHSVQLSLPSHMYISSFPQRYSAAQLHFHWGSSNLLTGSEHTVNGKRFAGEMHIVHFNSDKYPNISMAVDKHDGLAVLGIFIEIGEFNPAFDKFFKYMNGIKYRDQKIQVTAFNIHALLPARLDEYYRYDGSLTTPPCYPSVLWTVFRRPVTISRKQFMALATALYASNAQESTTVPLHGNYRKPQIADNRVVLVSFKDGLYGILSAASPFQRKQVIQKLLVGDLADLADEGLYQLLPKLGSQPGKDKKLKKTKKEGHWSQATRKEQWSKNKVQINTGYSPSVGKNTPTPWYMGAFDTAKGICFVSLEENVMHQLDRFHAKGLMVEALREVVFPELNLRSYLHCRSDLDLQTIRKLVQGRSRDEAAELEQSLAEAMLKKMRRQINQHRNPNMKTTIGHSQATVPKDFNSALTYHRPQHAEWED, encoded by the exons ATGACACTTACTCTTATATTCGTCATCTTGATCGCGTGTCCCGTCGACTTCACAG GGGCAAAATGGACATATAATG GACCTGATGGAGAACACAACTGGTCCAGCAACTACCCATTTTGTGGAGGAGCATTTCAGTCACCCATCGATTTCCAAACGCAGCTGCTGAGATACGATCCAAACCTGCCGCCCATCCAGGTCCAGAACTACAACCTGTCAACCAACGAACAGCTCACTCTTAGCAACAACGGCCACTCTG TGCAGTTGTCTTTGCCGTCTCACATGTACATCTCCAGCTTCCCTCAAAGATATTCAGCAGCTCAGCTCCACTTCCACTGGGGCTCTTCCAATCTGCTCACTGGATCAGAACATACTGTTAATGGCAAACGGTTTGCTGGAGAG ATGCATATAGTACACTTCAATTCTGACAAGTACCCCAACATATCAATGGCAGTGGACAAGCATGATGGACTGGCTGTGCTAGGAATTTTCATTGAG ATTGGAGAGTTCAACCCCGCTTTCGATAAATTCTTCAAATACATGAATGGGATAAAGTACAGAG ATCAGAAAATACAGGTCACAGCATTTAACATTCATGCGCTGCTACCGGCCCGTTTGGATGAGTATTACCGCTACGATGGTTCTTTGACCACACCACCCTGCTATCCCAGTGTACTATGGACTGTGTTTAGGAGACCGGTCACCATTTCAAGAAAACAG TTTATGGCATTGGCCACAGCTCTGTATGCTTCTAATGCCCAAGAGTCTACTACTGTGCCACTTCACGGAAATTACCGTAAACCACAAATTGCAGATAACAGAGTGGTACTGGTTTCCTTCAAGGATG GACTGTATGGTATTCTTTCAGCGGCATCCCCCTTTCAGAGGAAGCAAGTCATCCAGAAACTTCTGGTGGGTGACCTTGCAGATTTGGCCGATGAGGGACTCTACCAACTTCTGCCAAAGTTGGGTTCACAACCGGGAAAGGACAAGAAGTTGAAGAAGACCAAGAAGGAGGGACACTGGAGCCAGGCAACTCGGAAAGAGCAGTGGTCAAAGAACAAGGTGCAAATCAATACTGGCTACTCCCCTTCCGTTGGGAAgaacacaccaacaccatggtataTGGGAGCATTTGATACGGCTAAAGGGATATGCTTTGTATCCCTGGAGGAGAATGTCATGCATCAGCTCGATAGATTCCATGCAAAGGGTCTGATGGTTGAAGCTCTTAGAGAGGTTGTTTTTCCAGAGTTAAACCTCAGGAGTTACTTGCACTGCCGGTCTGATCTAGACCTTCAGACCATAAGAAAACTCGTACAAGGAAGATCTCGGGATGAAGCCGCCGAGCTCGAACAATCACTGGCTGAAGCCATGCTGAAGAAGATGAGGAGGCAAATCAACCAGCATAGAAACCCAAACATGAAAACCACCATAGGGCATTCTCAAGCTACAGTCCCGAAGGACTTCAACTCAGCCTTAACTTACCACAGACCTCAACATGCTGAATGGGAAGATTAG
- the ca12 gene encoding carbonic anhydrase 6 isoform X2 yields the protein MYISSFPQRYSAAQLHFHWGSSNLLTGSEHTVNGKRFAGEMHIVHFNSDKYPNISMAVDKHDGLAVLGIFIEIGEFNPAFDKFFKYMNGIKYRDQKIQVTAFNIHALLPARLDEYYRYDGSLTTPPCYPSVLWTVFRRPVTISRKQFMALATALYASNAQESTTVPLHGNYRKPQIADNRVVLVSFKDGLYGILSAASPFQRKQVIQKLLVGDLADLADEGLYQLLPKLGSQPGKDKKLKKTKKEGHWSQATRKEQWSKNKVQINTGYSPSVGKNTPTPWYMGAFDTAKGICFVSLEENVMHQLDRFHAKGLMVEALREVVFPELNLRSYLHCRSDLDLQTIRKLVQGRSRDEAAELEQSLAEAMLKKMRRQINQHRNPNMKTTIGHSQATVPKDFNSALTYHRPQHAEWED from the exons ATGTACATCTCCAGCTTCCCTCAAAGATATTCAGCAGCTCAGCTCCACTTCCACTGGGGCTCTTCCAATCTGCTCACTGGATCAGAACATACTGTTAATGGCAAACGGTTTGCTGGAGAG ATGCATATAGTACACTTCAATTCTGACAAGTACCCCAACATATCAATGGCAGTGGACAAGCATGATGGACTGGCTGTGCTAGGAATTTTCATTGAG ATTGGAGAGTTCAACCCCGCTTTCGATAAATTCTTCAAATACATGAATGGGATAAAGTACAGAG ATCAGAAAATACAGGTCACAGCATTTAACATTCATGCGCTGCTACCGGCCCGTTTGGATGAGTATTACCGCTACGATGGTTCTTTGACCACACCACCCTGCTATCCCAGTGTACTATGGACTGTGTTTAGGAGACCGGTCACCATTTCAAGAAAACAG TTTATGGCATTGGCCACAGCTCTGTATGCTTCTAATGCCCAAGAGTCTACTACTGTGCCACTTCACGGAAATTACCGTAAACCACAAATTGCAGATAACAGAGTGGTACTGGTTTCCTTCAAGGATG GACTGTATGGTATTCTTTCAGCGGCATCCCCCTTTCAGAGGAAGCAAGTCATCCAGAAACTTCTGGTGGGTGACCTTGCAGATTTGGCCGATGAGGGACTCTACCAACTTCTGCCAAAGTTGGGTTCACAACCGGGAAAGGACAAGAAGTTGAAGAAGACCAAGAAGGAGGGACACTGGAGCCAGGCAACTCGGAAAGAGCAGTGGTCAAAGAACAAGGTGCAAATCAATACTGGCTACTCCCCTTCCGTTGGGAAgaacacaccaacaccatggtataTGGGAGCATTTGATACGGCTAAAGGGATATGCTTTGTATCCCTGGAGGAGAATGTCATGCATCAGCTCGATAGATTCCATGCAAAGGGTCTGATGGTTGAAGCTCTTAGAGAGGTTGTTTTTCCAGAGTTAAACCTCAGGAGTTACTTGCACTGCCGGTCTGATCTAGACCTTCAGACCATAAGAAAACTCGTACAAGGAAGATCTCGGGATGAAGCCGCCGAGCTCGAACAATCACTGGCTGAAGCCATGCTGAAGAAGATGAGGAGGCAAATCAACCAGCATAGAAACCCAAACATGAAAACCACCATAGGGCATTCTCAAGCTACAGTCCCGAAGGACTTCAACTCAGCCTTAACTTACCACAGACCTCAACATGCTGAATGGGAAGATTAG
- the ca12 gene encoding carbonic anhydrase 12 isoform X3, which produces MTLTLIFVILIACPVDFTGAKWTYNGPDGEHNWSSNYPFCGGAFQSPIDFQTQLLRYDPNLPPIQVQNYNLSTNEQLTLSNNGHSVQLSLPSHMYISSFPQRYSAAQLHFHWGSSNLLTGSEHTVNGKRFAGEMHIVHFNSDKYPNISMAVDKHDGLAVLGIFIEIGEFNPAFDKFFKYMNGIKYRDQKIQVTAFNIHALLPARLDEYYRYDGSLTTPPCYPSVLWTVFRRPVTISRKQFMALATALYASNAQESTTVPLHGNYRKPQIADNRVVLVSFKDGDFTWMSWGILATIIVASVLGLLLIITLVWCLWRKGSNTEEQKEKTNGYKLAEKEVNISKV; this is translated from the exons ATGACACTTACTCTTATATTCGTCATCTTGATCGCGTGTCCCGTCGACTTCACAG GGGCAAAATGGACATATAATG GACCTGATGGAGAACACAACTGGTCCAGCAACTACCCATTTTGTGGAGGAGCATTTCAGTCACCCATCGATTTCCAAACGCAGCTGCTGAGATACGATCCAAACCTGCCGCCCATCCAGGTCCAGAACTACAACCTGTCAACCAACGAACAGCTCACTCTTAGCAACAACGGCCACTCTG TGCAGTTGTCTTTGCCGTCTCACATGTACATCTCCAGCTTCCCTCAAAGATATTCAGCAGCTCAGCTCCACTTCCACTGGGGCTCTTCCAATCTGCTCACTGGATCAGAACATACTGTTAATGGCAAACGGTTTGCTGGAGAG ATGCATATAGTACACTTCAATTCTGACAAGTACCCCAACATATCAATGGCAGTGGACAAGCATGATGGACTGGCTGTGCTAGGAATTTTCATTGAG ATTGGAGAGTTCAACCCCGCTTTCGATAAATTCTTCAAATACATGAATGGGATAAAGTACAGAG ATCAGAAAATACAGGTCACAGCATTTAACATTCATGCGCTGCTACCGGCCCGTTTGGATGAGTATTACCGCTACGATGGTTCTTTGACCACACCACCCTGCTATCCCAGTGTACTATGGACTGTGTTTAGGAGACCGGTCACCATTTCAAGAAAACAG TTTATGGCATTGGCCACAGCTCTGTATGCTTCTAATGCCCAAGAGTCTACTACTGTGCCACTTCACGGAAATTACCGTAAACCACAAATTGCAGATAACAGAGTGGTACTGGTTTCCTTCAAGGATG GAGACTTTACTTGGATGAGCTGGG GTATTCTAGCAACAATAATAGTGGCCTCTGTGCTAGGACTGCTACTGATCATTACACTGGTTTGGTGTCTTTGGAGAAAAGG ATCTAACACCGAAgaacaaaaagagaaaaccaatgGGTACAAGCTGGCTGAGAAAGAAGTAAACATCTCCAAAGTATAA